Proteins encoded within one genomic window of Saccharopolyspora pogona:
- a CDS encoding transposase: protein MHTAARPEGARPGAVGYGPNLQAFAVYLMVVHFIPVHRCVELLASLTGAVPSVGFVHGVLTRAAGVLTEVDKRIHTLAYAVCCDETPLRVGPRTPNQAERDLRPAKVQQNISGRLTIEKRTKDRYRIRGSLSTAGKHGRNMIEALREAIRGHPWMPPDPTPA, encoded by the coding sequence GTGCACACCGCTGCCCGCCCGGAAGGCGCCCGTCCCGGCGCGGTGGGCTACGGCCCGAACCTGCAGGCTTTCGCTGTGTACCTCATGGTCGTGCACTTCATTCCCGTACACCGCTGCGTCGAGCTGTTGGCATCGCTGACCGGCGCCGTGCCCAGCGTGGGTTTCGTGCACGGCGTGCTTACCCGCGCCGCGGGCGTGTTGACCGAGGTCGACAAGCGGATCCACACCCTGGCCTACGCTGTCTGCTGCGACGAAACCCCGCTGCGAGTGGGGCCGCGCACACCCAACCAAGCCGAACGCGACCTACGGCCCGCCAAGGTGCAACAGAACATCTCCGGGCGGCTGACCATCGAGAAACGCACCAAAGACCGCTACCGAATCCGCGGATCCCTCTCCACCGCCGGCAAGCACGGCCGCAACATGATCGAAGCCCTCCGCGAGGCCATTCGCGGACACCCCTGGATGCCACCGGACCCCACCCCAGCCTGA
- a CDS encoding NDP-hexose 2,3-dehydratase family protein, with the protein MGILVKEIDGVLHCLMSAKMQPGNVNDGEMISSVRKPVHRRSRVGFLRLAADAARDVRGGQYGGGHCHRSGIQSARHVATRDPDLAQGRRRRVVPAGGRSGPQRGHRFRPRHQSRDRRG; encoded by the coding sequence GTGGGCATTCTCGTCAAGGAGATCGACGGGGTGCTGCACTGCCTCATGTCAGCCAAGATGCAACCGGGCAACGTCAACGACGGGGAGATGATCAGTTCGGTGCGAAAGCCGGTGCATCGGCGTTCTCGGGTGGGCTTCCTTCGCCTGGCGGCGGATGCTGCCCGCGATGTGCGCGGTGGCCAATACGGCGGTGGGCATTGTCATCGATCGGGCATTCAATCCGCCCGCCACGTGGCAACCCGTGATCCGGATCTAGCGCAAGGGCGTCGTCGACGAGTTGTCCCTGCCGGCGGAAGATCAGGACCGCAACGCGGTCACCGCTTCCGCCCGCGACATCAGAGCCGGGACAGGCGTGGATGA
- a CDS encoding NDP-hexose 2,3-dehydratase family protein: protein MPNAEFNCWLTDRLGENSFETTRIPFSALVNWKSEAATENLVHAEGRFFTVEGLQVETDYGAATCWHQPITIRSKWAFSSRRSTGCCTASCQPRCNRATSTTGR from the coding sequence ATGCCGAATGCTGAGTTCAACTGCTGGCTGACCGATCGCCTGGGCGAGAACAGCTTCGAGACCACGCGCATCCCGTTCAGCGCCCTAGTGAACTGGAAATCCGAAGCGGCCACCGAGAACCTGGTTCACGCCGAAGGTCGATTCTTCACGGTCGAAGGTCTTCAGGTCGAGACCGACTACGGCGCGGCGACCTGCTGGCATCAACCGATCACAATCAGGTCGAAGTGGGCATTCTCGTCAAGGAGATCGACGGGGTGCTGCACTGCCTCATGTCAGCCAAGATGCAACCGGGCAACGTCAACGACGGGGAGATGA
- a CDS encoding FkbM family methyltransferase, with translation MFDTVDDRATQALPDGRLVACANTLEVLAIWQDIANDSAYARGLRGLGADSVIVDVGAHVGLASMYFADRIPAARILAYEPAPTTFACLRENFARHVPRGVTFDLAVGAEPGTSRFVYYPAGPSLSTLHLDAADERRNIDTVMSNVGSPELAGESMQGLVRTKEELDVRVTTLTEIARQHRLDVLDLLKIDVERGELDVLNGIDDEMWPRIRRIVVEVHDICGRLRQVLDRLRKLDYQVEVSQSPIFLGASVHIVVAVRD, from the coding sequence ATGTTCGACACGGTTGACGACAGGGCGACGCAGGCCCTTCCTGATGGGCGTCTAGTCGCATGCGCCAACACGCTTGAAGTACTTGCCATTTGGCAGGACATCGCGAACGATTCGGCTTACGCCCGCGGTCTGCGCGGCTTGGGTGCTGATTCGGTGATCGTGGATGTCGGCGCGCATGTCGGCCTTGCGTCGATGTACTTCGCCGATCGAATTCCAGCAGCACGAATACTCGCTTACGAACCGGCACCAACGACCTTCGCCTGCCTGCGGGAAAACTTCGCCCGCCACGTACCGCGAGGTGTGACGTTCGACCTGGCGGTGGGTGCGGAGCCCGGAACGTCCCGCTTCGTCTATTACCCCGCAGGGCCATCTTTGTCGACGCTGCACCTCGATGCGGCGGATGAGCGGCGCAACATCGACACGGTGATGTCGAACGTCGGCAGCCCCGAGCTGGCGGGGGAATCGATGCAGGGGCTGGTCCGCACCAAGGAAGAACTCGACGTGCGGGTGACCACGTTGACAGAGATCGCAAGGCAGCACCGGCTTGATGTGCTCGATCTGCTCAAGATCGATGTCGAACGCGGGGAGCTCGACGTGCTGAACGGGATCGATGACGAGATGTGGCCCCGTATTCGTCGGATAGTCGTGGAAGTGCACGACATCTGCGGTCGGCTGCGCCAGGTGCTCGATCGGCTCCGCAAGCTTGATTACCAGGTGGAAGTCTCGCAGTCCCCAATATTCCTGGGAGCCAGCGTGCACATCGTTGTGGCAGTGAGGGACTAG
- a CDS encoding DUF6444 domain-containing protein produces the protein MALCVCWSWCGFCVGVAELIELVGEQGARIAVLGEQIAVRDRQITAMAAQMAELAEVNEALGERLAKLEHALSRNSKNSSSAPSKDDGPGRTPPPAKAKRGGAVKRKGKQPGAPGANLAWTDLPGDHKDRFPGGVCECGSDLARGTGSGGGGSLPAA, from the coding sequence GTGGCACTCTGCGTCTGCTGGAGCTGGTGTGGTTTCTGTGTCGGTGTCGCCGAGTTGATCGAGCTCGTGGGTGAGCAGGGCGCGCGGATCGCGGTGCTGGGCGAGCAGATTGCGGTGCGAGACCGGCAGATCACAGCGATGGCCGCGCAGATGGCCGAGTTGGCGGAGGTCAACGAGGCACTGGGCGAGAGACTGGCGAAGCTGGAGCATGCGCTGTCTCGTAACAGCAAGAATTCGTCATCTGCTCCGTCCAAAGACGACGGCCCGGGCAGGACACCGCCTCCGGCGAAGGCGAAACGCGGCGGCGCGGTGAAGCGGAAGGGCAAGCAGCCCGGGGCGCCGGGGGCGAATCTGGCCTGGACCGATCTCCCGGGAGATCACAAGGATCGGTTTCCCGGGGGCGTATGCGAGTGCGGCAGTGACCTGGCCCGGGGCACGGGATCTGGGGGTGGTGGATCGCTACCAGCAGCATGA
- a CDS encoding glycosyltransferase → MAHFVFATYADHAHIGPLVPVSRALVERDHQVTWYTGENYRAAVERSGADFAAPVEGRFIDGRELEQKFPESIQMSARRRARWLMDNHWVPAYEGQYRDLVAVVDRTRADVLLADASWGPAKLVHAVTGVLWATISQMPILLPDPAVPPIGTGWKFGTSPFHRLRNRIGNRLINALVHDPGMKKINAFWNSIGVPVSREVSESPYLFMQAGTRSLEYPRALPQQMHFIGRLEPDSPMGVGLPSWWGELDGDRPVVLVTQGTMAVDADDLIRPALRGLAGDQVLVVATTGREGVDLGYVPDNARVASFLPYRELMPKLAAVVTNGGFGTVQQALSHGLPLVVAGRSEDKTDVCARVAWSGAGVDLRTRRPSPQQVAGAVKVMSTDPRYRQAAQRLAVEYAEYDACGTAVKLLERLATTRRPVIASR, encoded by the coding sequence ATGGCGCACTTCGTGTTTGCTACTTATGCGGATCACGCCCATATCGGCCCGCTGGTTCCTGTTTCCCGAGCCTTGGTGGAGCGCGACCATCAGGTCACGTGGTACACGGGCGAGAACTACCGTGCTGCGGTTGAACGCTCCGGAGCGGATTTCGCCGCGCCGGTCGAGGGGCGCTTCATCGACGGCCGCGAGCTGGAGCAGAAGTTTCCGGAAAGCATCCAGATGTCCGCGCGTCGCCGGGCACGCTGGTTGATGGACAACCACTGGGTTCCGGCGTACGAAGGCCAGTATCGCGATCTCGTGGCAGTAGTGGACCGAACCCGGGCTGATGTGCTGCTTGCCGATGCGTCATGGGGACCAGCTAAACTGGTCCACGCTGTTACCGGCGTTCTGTGGGCCACGATCTCGCAGATGCCGATTCTGCTGCCCGATCCAGCGGTGCCGCCCATCGGTACTGGATGGAAGTTCGGCACCAGCCCCTTCCACCGGCTGCGGAACAGAATCGGGAACCGGTTGATAAATGCGCTCGTGCACGATCCGGGGATGAAGAAGATCAACGCGTTCTGGAATTCCATCGGGGTTCCGGTCAGCCGAGAGGTCAGCGAATCCCCGTATCTGTTCATGCAGGCTGGAACGCGATCCTTGGAGTATCCGCGAGCCCTGCCACAGCAGATGCACTTCATTGGACGGTTGGAACCTGATTCGCCGATGGGGGTGGGATTGCCGTCCTGGTGGGGGGAGTTGGACGGCGATCGTCCGGTGGTGTTGGTGACACAGGGAACGATGGCTGTGGATGCGGATGATCTGATCCGTCCAGCGCTGCGAGGTCTGGCCGGCGATCAAGTTCTGGTGGTGGCGACGACCGGTCGCGAAGGCGTTGATCTGGGTTATGTTCCGGACAATGCGCGGGTGGCGTCTTTCTTGCCTTACCGAGAGTTGATGCCGAAGTTGGCGGCGGTGGTGACCAACGGTGGGTTCGGGACCGTTCAGCAGGCGTTGTCGCACGGTCTGCCGTTGGTCGTTGCCGGCCGTAGTGAGGACAAAACGGATGTGTGTGCTCGGGTTGCGTGGAGTGGCGCGGGGGTTGATTTGCGGACTCGGAGGCCGTCGCCGCAGCAGGTTGCTGGGGCGGTGAAGGTGATGTCGACAGATCCTCGGTATCGGCAGGCCGCGCAGCGGCTGGCGGTTGAGTATGCGGAGTACGACGCATGCGGCACGGCCGTGAAGTTGTTGGAAAGGCTCGCCACCACTCGTCGACCTGTCATCGCCTCCCGCTGA
- a CDS encoding NAD-dependent epimerase/dehydratase family protein gives MEIIGRGFIARNLLRISGRHADAVALAAGVSNTSCRSEDEYQREAALVYRTIERCHAIGRKLLFFSTASASMYGALTSPGFEDGPVYPPTTYGRHKLAMEAVIKASGVDFLILRLAYVIGAHQRGHQLLPSLVTQLRSGSVTVHRGAHRDVIAADDVVTIVDDLLTKAVAGTVVNIGSGFPVPAEKIVAHLEYRLGTAAARQWIDHPTEYQISLTRLNTLVPRIAELGFGPDYYRQVLDHYLDLYPQA, from the coding sequence ATGGAGATAATCGGCAGAGGATTCATCGCCCGCAACTTGCTGCGGATCTCCGGGCGGCACGCAGACGCGGTCGCATTGGCGGCTGGCGTGTCGAACACCAGCTGCCGCTCCGAGGACGAGTATCAGCGGGAAGCCGCCCTCGTGTACCGGACCATCGAACGCTGCCACGCTATCGGCCGCAAACTACTGTTCTTCTCCACCGCGTCAGCATCGATGTACGGAGCGCTCACCTCACCAGGGTTTGAGGACGGTCCGGTGTACCCGCCGACCACCTATGGCCGTCACAAGCTGGCCATGGAAGCGGTGATCAAGGCATCCGGAGTGGACTTTCTCATCCTGCGGCTGGCCTACGTCATTGGAGCCCACCAGCGCGGACACCAACTGCTCCCGTCCTTGGTGACCCAGCTCAGGTCCGGCTCGGTCACGGTGCACCGAGGCGCGCATCGCGATGTAATCGCGGCGGACGACGTGGTGACCATCGTCGACGACCTGCTCACCAAGGCGGTCGCGGGGACGGTGGTCAACATCGGCTCGGGGTTCCCCGTCCCGGCCGAGAAGATCGTGGCACATTTGGAGTATCGGCTGGGAACGGCAGCTGCACGGCAGTGGATCGACCATCCTACCGAATACCAGATCTCGTTGACCCGGCTGAACACGCTGGTCCCACGAATCGCCGAGTTGGGCTTCGGGCCGGACTATTACCGGCAGGTGCTGGACCACTACTTGGACCTGTACCCACAGGCCTGA